A single Eulemur rufifrons isolate Redbay chromosome 9, OSU_ERuf_1, whole genome shotgun sequence DNA region contains:
- the HID1 gene encoding protein HID1, translating to MGSADSKLNFRKAVIQLTTKTQPVEATDDAFWDQFWADTATSVQDVFALVPAAEIRAVREESPSNLATLCYKAVEKLVQGAEGGCHSEKEKQIVLNCSRLLTRVLPYIFEDPDWRGFFWSTVPGAGRRGQGEEDDENARPLAESLLLAIADLLFCPDFTVQSHRKSTVDSAEDVHSLDSCEYIWEAGVGFAHSPQPNYIHDMNRMELLKLLLTCFSEAMYLPPAPESGSTNPWVQFFCSTENRHALPLFTSLLNTVCAYDPVGYGIPYNHLLFSDYREPLVEEAAQVLIVTLDHDSATSASPTVDGTTTGTAMDDADPPGPENLFVNYLSRIHREEDFQFILKGIARLLSNPLLQTYLPNSTKKIQFHQELLVLFWKLCDFNKKFLFFVLKSSDVLDILVPILYFLNDARADQSRVGLMHIGVFILLLLSGERNFGVRLNKPYSVRVPMDIPVFTGTHADLLIVVFHKIITSGHQRLQPLFDCLLTIVVNVSPYLKSLSMVTANKLLHLLEAFSTTWFLFSAAQNHHLVFFLLEVFNNIIQYQFDGNSNLVYAIIRKRSVFHQLANLPTDPPAIHKALQRRRRTPEPLSRTGSQEGASMEGSRPAAPAEPGTLKTSLVATPGIDKLTEKSQVSEDGTLRSLEPEPQQSSADGSPAKGEPSQAWREQRRLSSASASGQWSPTSEWVLSWKSKLPLQTIMRLLQVLVPQVEKICIDKGLTDESEILRFLQHGTLVGLLPVPHPILIRKYQANSGTAMWFRTYMWGVIYLRNVDPPVWYDTDVKLFEIQRV from the exons CCCGTGGAAGCCACCGATGATGCCTTTTGGGACCAGTTCTGGGCAGATACAGCCACCTCGGTGCAGGATGTGTTTGCGTTGGTGCCAGCAGCAGAGATCCGGGCTGTGCGGGAAGAGTCACCCTCCAACCTGGCCACCCTGTGCTACAAG GCTGTCGAGAAGCTGGTGCAGGGAGCCGAGGGCGGCTGCCACTCGGAGAAGGAGAAGCAGATCGTCCTGAACTGCAGCCGGCTCCTCACCCGCGTGCTGCCCTACATCTTCGAGGACCCCGACTGGAGGGGCTTCTTCTGGTCCACAGTGCCCGGGGCCGGGCGAAGAGGG cagggagaggaggatgaCGAGAACGCCCGGCCCCTGGCCGAGTCCCTGCTCCTGGCCATTGCTGACCTGCTCTTCTGCCCAGACTTCACAGTCCAGAGCCACCGGAAGAGCACCGTG GACTCGGCAGAGGACGTCCACTCCCTGGACAGCTGCGAGTACATCTGGGAGGCTGGTGTGGGCTTCGCTCACTCCCCCCAGCCTAACTACATCCACGACATGAACCG GATGGAGCTGCTGAAACTGCTGCTGACGTGCTTCTCTGAGGCCATGTACCTGCCCCCAGCTCCAGAAAGTGGCAGCACCAACCCATGGGTTCAGTTCTTTTGTTCCACCGAGAACAG ACACGCCCTGCCCCTCTTCACCTCCCTCCTCAACACCGTGTGTGCCTATGACCCTGTGGGCTACGGGATCCCCTACAACCACCTGCTCTTCTCCGACTACCGGGAGCCCCTGGTGGAGGAGGCTGCCCAGGTGCTCATCGTCACCTTGGACCACGACAGTGCCACCAGCGCCAGCCCCACTGTGGATGGCACCACCACAGGCACCGCCATGGACGATGCTGAT CCCCCAGGGCCTGAGAACCTGTTTGTGAACTACCTGTCCCGCATCCATCGTGAGGAG GACTTCCAGTTCATCCTCAAGGGCATAGCCCGGCTGCTGTCCAACCCCCTGCTCCAGACCTACCTGCCCAACTCCACCAAGAAAATCCAGTTCCACCAAGAACTGCTGGTTCTCTTCTGGAAGCTCTGTGACTTCAACAAG aaattcCTCTTCTTTGTGCTGAAGAGCAGTGACGTGCTGGACATCCTGGTCCCCATCCTCTACTTCCTCAATGATGCCCGAGCGGATCAGT CCCGCGTGGGCCTGATGCACATTGGCGTCTTCATCCTGCTGCTCCTGAGCGGGGAGCGGAACTTCGGGGTGCGGCTGAACAAGCCCTACTCAGTGCGTGTGCCCATGGACATCCCGGTCTTCACGGGCACCCACGCCGACCTGCTCATTGTG GTGTTCCACAAGATCATCACCAGCGGGCACCAGCGGCTGCAGCCCCTCTTCGATTGCCTGCTCACCATCGTGGTCAACG TGTCTCCCTACCTCAAGAGCCTGTCTATGGTGACTGCCAACAAGCTGCTGCACCTGCTGGAGGCCTTCTCCACCACCTGGTTCCTCTTCTCCGCTGCCCAGAACCACCACCTGGTCTTCTTCCTCCTGGAGGTCTTCAACAACATCATccagtaccagtttgatg GCAACTCCAACCTGGTCTACGCCATCATCCGCAAGCGCAGTGTCTTCCACCAACTGGCCAACCTGCCCACCGACCCGCCCGCCATCCACAAGGCCCTGCAGCGGCGCCGGCGGACGCCCGAGCCCTTGTCCCGCACCGGCTCGCAGGAGGGCGCCTCCATGGAGGGCTCCCGCCCCGCTGCCCCCGCGGAGCCTGGCActctcaagaccagcctggtggCCACCCCAG GCATTGACAAGCTGACAGAGAAGTCCCAGGTGTCAGAGGATGGCACCTTGAGATCCTTGGAGCCTGAGCCCCAGCAGAGTTCAGCAGATGGCAGCCCAGCCAAGGGG GAGCCCAGTCAGGCATGGAGGGAGCAGCGGCGACTGTCCAGTGCGTCAGCCAGTGGACAGTGGAGCCCGACATCAGAGTGG GTCCTCTCCTGGAAGTCGAAGCTGCCGCTGCAGACCATCATGAGGCTGCTGCAGGTGCTGGTTCCCCAGGTGGAGAAGATCTGCATCGACAA GGGCCTGACGGACGAGTCGGAGATCCTGAGGTTCCTGCAGCATGGCACCCTGGTGGGGCTGCTGCCCGTGCCCCACCCCATCCTCATCCGCAAGTACCAGGCCAACTCGGGCACGGCCATGTGGTTCCGCACCTACATGTGGGGCGTCATCTATCTGAG GAATGTGGACCCACCTGTCTGGTACGACACAGATGTGAAGCTGTTTGAGATTCAGCGGGTGTGA